A stretch of the Aythya fuligula isolate bAytFul2 chromosome 18, bAytFul2.pri, whole genome shotgun sequence genome encodes the following:
- the CYGB gene encoding cytoglobin: MEKVQGEMEIERWERSEEISEAEKKVIQETWSRVYANCEDVGVSVLIRFFVNFPSAKQYFSQFKHMDDTLEMERSLQLRKHAQRVMGAINTVVENLNDPEKVSSVLALVGKAHALKHKVEPVYFKKLTGVLLEVISEAYGNDFTPEAHGAWTKMRTLIYTHVTAAYKEVGWAPYPNATL, from the exons ATGGAGAAAGTCCAGGGAGAAATGGAGATCGAGAGGTGGGAAAGAAGTGAAGAGATCTCGGAGGCGGAGAAGAAGGTGATTCAGGAGACATGGAGCAGAGTGTACGCCAACTGCGAGGACGTCGGGGTCTCCGTGCTCatcag GTTTTTTGTCAACTTCCCCTCGGCCAAGCAGTACTTCAGCCAGTTCAAGCACATGGACGACACGCTGGAGATGGAGAGGAGCTTGCAGCTGCGCAAGCACGCCCAGCGGGTCATGGGGGCCATTAACACCGTGGTGGAGAACCTCAACGACCCCGAGAAGGTCTCCTCCGTCCTGGCCCTGGTGGGCAAGGCCCACGCTCTCAAGCACAAAGTGGAGCCCGTCTACTTTAAG AAACTCACTGGTGTCCTGCTGGAGGTCATCTCCGAGGCGTACGGCAACGACTTCACCCCGGAGGCGCACGGCGCCTGGACCAAGATGCGGACCCTCATCTACACCCACGTCACGGCGGCGTACAAGGAGGTGGGCTGGGCACCGTACCCCAACGCCACCCTGTGA